The Rhodobacter sp. CZR27 genome includes a window with the following:
- a CDS encoding extracellular solute-binding protein yields the protein MAQVGARTAQGGVAAERLPDVRPWLLGGLGLLVVTAAALPLHAEEQKVIKAHGISTFGDLKYPADFAHLDYVNPDAPKGGEISEWAFGGFDSMNPYSVKGRAAALSSVMYESILVGTADEIGAAYCLLCETLEYPEDRSWVIFNLRPEAKFSDGTPVTAEDVVFSYQTFLTKGLTDFRTVFAQQVESTEALDTHRVKFTFKPGIPTRDLPQDVGGLPVLSKAQYEREGLDLEEGSLKPFLGSGAYVLDRMNVGQTVVYRRNPDYWGKDLPITRGTGNFDTIRIEYYADYNAAFEGFKGGSYTFRNEASSILWATGYDFPAVASGVVKKVELPSGAKATGQGWMLNLRREKFQDPRVREALNLVFNFEWSNATLFYGLYTRVDSFWENSYLEPSGPPSEAEVALLKPLVDEGLLPASILTDPPVSPPVSSDRQLDRKNLRAASKLLDEAGWAVGDDGLRRNAKGEVLRIEFLNDSQTFDRVINPYVENLRALGIDAVMTRVDNAQMESRTRPPSFDYDIATGNARTNYISGSELKQYYGSETADVSSFNMMGLKSPAVDRMIEVVLAAKSSDELVTATKALDRVLRLERFWVPQWYKASHTVAYYDMYEHPETLPPYALGELDFWWFNPDKAQALRASGALRQ from the coding sequence ATGGCGCAAGTCGGGGCGCGCACGGCGCAGGGTGGGGTCGCGGCTGAGAGACTTCCCGACGTGCGGCCATGGCTTCTGGGCGGGCTGGGGCTTCTGGTCGTCACGGCGGCGGCGCTGCCGCTGCATGCCGAGGAACAGAAGGTCATCAAGGCGCATGGCATCTCGACCTTCGGCGACCTGAAGTATCCCGCCGACTTTGCACATCTCGACTACGTCAATCCCGATGCGCCCAAGGGCGGCGAGATCTCGGAATGGGCCTTTGGCGGGTTCGATTCGATGAACCCCTATTCGGTGAAGGGCCGTGCGGCGGCGCTGTCCTCGGTGATGTATGAATCCATCCTCGTGGGCACCGCGGACGAGATCGGCGCCGCCTACTGCCTGCTCTGCGAGACGCTGGAATATCCCGAGGATCGCAGCTGGGTGATCTTCAACCTGCGCCCCGAGGCGAAGTTCTCGGACGGAACGCCGGTCACGGCCGAGGACGTCGTGTTCTCGTACCAGACCTTCCTGACCAAGGGCCTCACGGACTTCCGCACCGTCTTCGCCCAGCAGGTCGAGAGCACCGAGGCGCTGGACACCCACCGGGTCAAGTTCACCTTCAAGCCCGGCATTCCGACCCGCGACCTGCCGCAGGACGTGGGCGGCCTGCCGGTCCTGTCGAAGGCGCAATACGAACGCGAAGGGCTGGACCTCGAGGAAGGCAGCCTCAAGCCCTTCCTCGGCTCGGGCGCCTATGTGCTTGACCGGATGAACGTGGGCCAGACCGTCGTCTATCGCCGGAACCCCGACTACTGGGGCAAGGACCTGCCGATCACCCGTGGCACCGGCAATTTCGACACGATCCGGATCGAGTATTACGCCGACTACAACGCGGCCTTCGAGGGCTTCAAGGGCGGCAGCTACACCTTCCGCAACGAGGCCTCCTCGATCCTCTGGGCAACGGGCTACGATTTTCCGGCAGTGGCATCCGGCGTGGTGAAGAAGGTCGAGCTGCCTTCCGGTGCCAAGGCCACCGGGCAGGGCTGGATGCTCAACCTCCGCCGCGAGAAGTTTCAGGACCCCCGCGTGCGCGAGGCGCTGAACCTCGTCTTCAACTTCGAATGGTCGAACGCGACGCTCTTCTACGGCCTCTACACCCGCGTCGATTCCTTCTGGGAGAACAGCTATCTCGAGCCGAGCGGCCCGCCGTCCGAGGCCGAGGTCGCGCTGCTGAAGCCGCTGGTGGACGAGGGGCTGCTGCCGGCCTCCATCCTGACCGACCCGCCCGTCAGCCCGCCCGTCTCCAGCGACCGCCAGCTGGACCGCAAGAACCTGCGCGCCGCGAGCAAGCTGCTCGACGAGGCCGGCTGGGCGGTGGGCGACGACGGCCTGCGCCGCAATGCCAAGGGCGAGGTGCTGCGGATCGAGTTCCTGAACGACAGCCAGACCTTCGACCGGGTGATCAATCCCTACGTCGAGAACCTGCGCGCGCTGGGGATCGATGCGGTGATGACGCGGGTGGACAATGCGCAGATGGAAAGCCGCACCCGCCCGCCGAGCTTCGACTATGACATCGCGACGGGCAACGCGCGGACGAACTACATCTCGGGGTCGGAGCTGAAGCAGTATTACGGCTCCGAGACGGCGGATGTCTCGAGCTTCAACATGATGGGTCTGAAAAGCCCGGCCGTCGACCGGATGATCGAGGTCGTGCTGGCGGCCAAGTCCTCGGACGAGCTGGTGACGGCCACGAAGGCACTCGACCGCGTCCTGCGGCTGGAACGCTTCTGGGTGCCGCAATGGTACAAGGCCAGCCACACCGTCGCCTACTATGACATGTATGAACACCCCGAGACGCTGCCGCCCTATGCGCTGGGAGAACTGGACTTCTGGTGGTTCAACCCCGACAAGGCGCAGGCGCTGCGCGCATCGGGCGCGCTGAGACAGTAA
- a CDS encoding microcin C ABC transporter permease YejB produces the protein MGAYILRRLLLILPTLFGIMVINFALTQFVPGGPIEQVLARLEGQGDVFQTVAGGGDAGGDIAAAGQADERYVGSRGLPPEFIADLERQFGFDKPPLERFLNMMWNYLRFDFGESYFRSISVVDLVLEKMPVSITLGLWSTLIAYLVSIPLGIRKAVKDGSSFDTWTSGAIIVAYAIPGFLFAILLLVLFAGGSYWQWFPLRGLTSDNWESLSIPGKIADYIWHITLPVVASTISAFATLTLLTKNSFLDEIRKQYVMTARAKGLTEGRVLYGHVFRNAMLIVIASFPSVFVSVFFGGSLIIETIFSLDGLGRLGFEAAVARDYPVIFGTLFVFGLLGLVMGILSDLMYVWIDPRIDFGTRS, from the coding sequence ATGGGAGCCTACATCCTCCGGCGACTGCTGCTGATCCTGCCGACGCTGTTCGGCATCATGGTCATCAACTTCGCCCTGACCCAGTTCGTCCCCGGCGGCCCGATCGAGCAGGTGCTGGCGCGACTCGAAGGGCAGGGCGACGTGTTCCAGACGGTCGCGGGCGGCGGCGATGCCGGCGGCGACATCGCGGCGGCCGGGCAGGCCGACGAACGCTATGTCGGCTCGCGCGGCCTGCCGCCCGAGTTCATCGCGGATCTGGAGCGGCAGTTCGGCTTCGACAAGCCGCCGCTCGAGCGGTTCCTCAACATGATGTGGAACTACCTGCGCTTCGACTTCGGCGAGAGCTATTTCCGCTCGATCTCGGTCGTCGATCTGGTGCTGGAGAAGATGCCGGTCTCGATCACGCTGGGCCTGTGGTCCACGCTGATCGCCTATCTGGTCTCGATCCCGCTCGGCATCCGCAAGGCGGTGAAGGACGGCTCCAGCTTCGACACCTGGACGAGCGGCGCCATCATCGTGGCCTATGCCATCCCCGGCTTCCTGTTCGCGATCCTCCTGCTGGTGCTGTTCGCCGGCGGCTCCTACTGGCAGTGGTTCCCGCTGCGCGGGTTGACATCCGACAACTGGGAAAGTCTGTCGATCCCGGGCAAGATCGCCGACTACATCTGGCACATCACGCTGCCGGTGGTGGCCTCGACCATCTCGGCCTTCGCGACGCTGACGCTGCTGACGAAGAACTCCTTCCTTGACGAGATCCGCAAGCAATACGTCATGACCGCCCGCGCGAAGGGGCTGACCGAGGGGCGTGTGCTCTACGGCCACGTGTTCCGCAACGCCATGCTGATCGTGATCGCGTCCTTCCCGTCGGTCTTCGTCTCGGTCTTCTTCGGCGGCAGCCTGATCATCGAGACGATCTTCTCGCTCGACGGCCTCGGCCGGCTCGGGTTCGAGGCCGCGGTGGCGCGCGACTACCCGGTGATCTTCGGCACGCTCTTCGTCTTCGGCCTGCTCGGCCTCGTCATGGGGATCCTGTCGGACCTGATGTATGTCTGGATCGATCCCCGCATCGACTTCGGGACGCGGAGCTGA
- a CDS encoding ABC transporter permease, with protein sequence MALSPLNQRRWRNFKANRRAYFSLFVFAILFGLSLFAELLANDKPLLISYRGSLYTPITQFYPETTFGGDFQTEAAYRDPEVRCLIVSGGHEACWDDPEGVEAEAKGGTVEGQPIERGWILWPPIPYSYDTINDIGRAAPSPPDADHWLGTDDTARDVLARVIYGFRLSVAFALIVTFLTSAIGIAAGAVQGYFGGLTDLIFQRVIELWGSTPSLYIIIIVAAIWQMNFWLLVGLMVLFGWTSLIGVVRAEFLRARNFEYVRAARALGVADGVIMFRHVLPNAMVATLTMLPFIITGTIGSLAALDFLGFGLPSNAPSLGELTLQAKQNLQAPWLGFTAFFAFAIMLSLMVFIFEGVRDAFDPRKTFR encoded by the coding sequence ATGGCGCTGTCCCCGCTCAACCAGCGCCGCTGGCGGAACTTCAAGGCGAACCGCCGGGCCTACTTCTCGCTCTTCGTCTTCGCGATCCTGTTCGGCCTGTCTCTCTTTGCCGAGCTTCTGGCGAACGACAAGCCGCTGCTGATCAGCTACCGCGGCAGTCTCTACACCCCGATCACGCAGTTCTACCCCGAGACCACCTTCGGCGGCGACTTCCAGACCGAGGCCGCCTATCGCGACCCGGAAGTACGCTGCCTGATCGTCTCAGGGGGGCACGAGGCCTGCTGGGACGATCCCGAGGGCGTCGAGGCCGAGGCCAAGGGGGGCACGGTCGAGGGCCAGCCGATCGAGCGCGGCTGGATCCTCTGGCCACCGATCCCCTATAGCTACGACACGATCAACGACATCGGCCGTGCGGCACCCTCGCCGCCGGATGCCGACCACTGGCTCGGCACCGACGACACGGCGCGCGACGTGCTGGCGCGGGTGATCTACGGCTTCCGCCTGTCGGTCGCCTTCGCGTTGATCGTGACCTTCCTCACCTCGGCCATCGGCATCGCCGCGGGCGCCGTGCAGGGCTATTTCGGCGGGCTGACCGACCTGATCTTCCAGCGGGTGATCGAACTCTGGGGCTCCACGCCCTCGCTCTACATCATCATCATCGTGGCCGCGATCTGGCAGATGAACTTCTGGCTGCTGGTGGGGCTGATGGTGCTTTTCGGCTGGACGAGCCTGATCGGCGTCGTCCGGGCCGAGTTCCTGCGGGCGCGGAACTTCGAGTACGTCCGGGCGGCGCGGGCGCTTGGAGTGGCGGACGGGGTGATCATGTTCCGCCACGTCCTGCCCAACGCGATGGTCGCCACGCTGACCATGCTGCCCTTCATCATCACCGGCACCATCGGCAGCCTTGCCGCGCTCGACTTCCTCGGCTTCGGGCTGCCGTCGAACGCGCCCTCGCTGGGCGAGTTGACGCTGCAGGCCAAGCAGAACCTGCAGGCGCCGTGGCTGGGTTTCACCGCCTTCTTCGCCTTCGCGATCATGCTCTCGCTGATGGTGTTCATCTTCGAGGGTGTCCGCGACGCCTTCGATCCGCGAAAGACCTTCCGATGA
- a CDS encoding ABC transporter ATP-binding protein, translating into MSVLQVQDLTVRFRQDGRIVEAVKRVSFSVGRGETVALVGESGSGKSVTALSTVSLLPDSAEVTGSVLYEGREMVGAPEASLRKVRGNDISFIFQEPMTSLNPLHTIERQIGESLALHQGLVGAAARARILDLLTKVGIRDAVSRLGAYPHQLSGGQRQRVMIAMALANGPDLLIADEPTTALDVTIQAQILDLLAELKRTEGLSLLFITHDLGVVRRIADRVCVMQGGEIVEQGPAAQIFAAPKHPYTQKLLAAEPKGRPDPVPEGAAEIVRTEGLRVWFPIQKGLLKRTVGHVKAVNGATLSIRAGETLGVVGESGSGKTTLALGLLRLIESEGPIVFLGQPIHTRPGRALRDLRRDMQIVFQDPYGSLSPRMTVEQIIAEGLGVHGVEKGRDRRDMVAEIMTEVGLDPTAMGRYPHEFSGGQRQRIAIARAMILRPKFVVLDEPTSALDMTVQVQIVELLRALQRKWGLAYLFISHDLRVIRALSHKVLVMKDGDVVEAGEGDDVFERPQTEYARTLLAAAFGGGLSQAV; encoded by the coding sequence ATGAGCGTGCTTCAGGTTCAGGACCTCACCGTCCGCTTCCGGCAGGACGGGCGGATCGTCGAGGCGGTGAAGCGGGTGAGCTTCTCGGTCGGCCGCGGCGAAACCGTCGCGCTGGTCGGCGAAAGCGGCTCGGGCAAGTCGGTAACGGCGCTTTCCACCGTCTCGCTCCTGCCCGACAGCGCCGAGGTCACGGGATCGGTGCTCTACGAGGGGCGCGAGATGGTCGGCGCGCCCGAGGCCAGCCTGCGCAAGGTGCGCGGCAACGACATCAGCTTCATCTTCCAGGAGCCGATGACCTCGCTCAACCCGCTCCACACCATCGAGCGGCAGATCGGCGAGAGCCTTGCGCTGCATCAGGGGCTGGTCGGGGCTGCGGCTCGGGCGCGTATCCTCGACCTCTTGACCAAGGTCGGCATCCGCGATGCGGTAAGCCGGCTCGGCGCCTATCCGCATCAGCTCTCGGGCGGGCAGCGGCAGCGGGTGATGATCGCGATGGCGCTGGCGAACGGGCCGGACCTGTTGATCGCGGACGAGCCGACGACCGCGCTCGACGTGACGATCCAGGCGCAGATCCTCGACCTGCTGGCGGAACTGAAGCGCACCGAGGGGCTGAGCCTTCTCTTCATCACCCATGACCTCGGCGTGGTGCGGCGGATCGCCGACCGGGTCTGCGTGATGCAGGGCGGCGAGATCGTCGAGCAGGGTCCGGCCGCGCAGATCTTCGCTGCGCCGAAACACCCCTACACGCAGAAGCTGCTCGCGGCAGAGCCAAAGGGTCGGCCCGATCCGGTGCCCGAAGGCGCGGCCGAGATCGTGCGCACCGAGGGGCTGCGTGTCTGGTTCCCGATCCAGAAGGGGCTTCTGAAGCGCACCGTGGGGCATGTGAAGGCGGTGAACGGCGCGACGCTCTCGATCCGCGCGGGCGAGACGCTGGGCGTGGTGGGCGAAAGCGGATCGGGCAAGACGACGCTCGCACTGGGGCTTCTGAGGCTGATCGAGTCGGAGGGGCCGATCGTCTTCCTCGGCCAGCCGATCCACACCCGCCCGGGCCGTGCCCTGCGCGACCTGCGCCGCGACATGCAGATCGTGTTCCAGGACCCCTATGGCAGCCTCTCGCCGCGAATGACGGTCGAGCAGATCATTGCCGAGGGCCTTGGGGTGCATGGCGTCGAGAAGGGGCGCGACCGCCGCGACATGGTGGCCGAGATCATGACCGAGGTCGGCCTCGATCCCACGGCCATGGGGCGCTATCCGCACGAGTTCTCGGGCGGGCAGCGCCAGCGCATCGCGATCGCGCGGGCCATGATCCTGCGCCCGAAGTTCGTGGTGCTGGACGAGCCGACCAGCGCGCTCGACATGACCGTGCAGGTGCAGATCGTGGAGCTTCTGCGCGCACTGCAACGCAAGTGGGGCCTCGCCTACCTGTTCATCAGCCACGACCTGCGGGTGATCCGCGCCCTGTCGCACAAGGTCCTGGTCATGAAGGACGGCGATGTCGTGGAGGCCGGCGAAGGCGACGACGTCTTCGAGCGGCCGCAGACCGAATACGCGCGGACGCTGCTGGCCGCCGCCTTCGGTGGAGGGCTCAGCCAGGCGGTTTGA
- a CDS encoding glycosyltransferase family 4 protein: protein MKILFVHQNFPGQFLHLAPELARRGHECLALTDGTNMREAPIPVLRYRHETPLPDPQATRLGRNYTQMSDRGVTVARAAVQLRDQRGYRPDVIFGHSGWGETLFLKEVWPEAKLLIYAEFYYRGIGQDVAFDPEFDRRGFDAVMIAQGRAAHLGQALLHADAGLSPTLWQASTYPAPLRRMIEVIHDGVDTQAVAPDPGAGFALPDGRVLRPGDEVLTFVNRNLEPYRGYHVFLRALPAVLAARPDAQVVLVGGDGVSYGPAPAEGTWKERILAEVGDRLDLSRLHFVGRVPYDRFKALMQVSRAHVYMTYPFVLSWSMLEAMSAGALVIGSRTAPVEEVIRHGMNGLLVDFFDVKGWSEVMTEALADPDRFRPLRDAARETILSRYDLRSVCLPRMVEFVERFAPHA, encoded by the coding sequence ATGAAGATCCTGTTCGTTCACCAGAACTTTCCCGGCCAGTTCCTGCATCTCGCGCCCGAGCTTGCGCGCCGCGGGCACGAGTGCCTTGCCCTGACCGACGGCACGAACATGCGCGAGGCGCCGATCCCGGTTCTGCGCTACCGGCACGAGACGCCGCTGCCCGATCCGCAGGCGACGCGGCTGGGCCGCAACTACACCCAGATGAGCGACCGCGGCGTGACGGTCGCGCGGGCGGCGGTGCAGTTGCGCGACCAGCGCGGCTATCGCCCCGACGTGATCTTCGGCCATTCCGGCTGGGGCGAGACGCTGTTCCTGAAGGAGGTCTGGCCCGAGGCGAAACTCCTGATCTACGCCGAGTTCTACTATCGCGGCATCGGGCAGGACGTGGCCTTCGATCCCGAGTTCGACCGCCGCGGCTTCGACGCGGTGATGATCGCGCAAGGTCGTGCGGCGCATCTGGGGCAGGCGCTGCTGCATGCGGATGCGGGGCTGTCGCCGACGCTGTGGCAGGCCTCGACCTATCCTGCGCCGCTCAGGCGGATGATCGAGGTGATCCACGACGGGGTGGACACGCAGGCGGTGGCGCCCGATCCCGGCGCGGGCTTTGCGCTGCCCGATGGCCGCGTGCTGAGGCCCGGCGACGAGGTTCTGACCTTCGTGAACCGCAACCTCGAGCCCTATCGCGGCTACCACGTCTTCCTGCGTGCCCTGCCCGCGGTGCTGGCGGCGCGGCCCGATGCGCAGGTGGTGCTGGTCGGCGGCGACGGCGTGAGCTATGGCCCGGCGCCGGCGGAAGGCACGTGGAAGGAGCGCATTCTGGCCGAGGTCGGCGACCGCCTCGACCTCTCGCGGCTGCATTTCGTCGGCCGCGTGCCCTACGACCGGTTCAAGGCGCTGATGCAGGTCAGCCGGGCGCATGTCTACATGACCTATCCGTTCGTGCTGTCCTGGTCGATGCTCGAGGCGATGTCGGCGGGGGCGCTGGTCATCGGCTCGCGCACTGCGCCGGTCGAGGAGGTGATCCGCCACGGCATGAACGGGCTTCTGGTCGATTTCTTCGACGTGAAGGGCTGGTCCGAGGTGATGACCGAGGCGCTGGCCGACCCGGACCGCTTCCGCCCCCTGCGCGATGCGGCGCGTGAGACGATCCTGAGCCGCTACGACCTGCGCTCGGTCTGCCTGCCGAGGATGGTGGAGTTCGTGGAGCGCTTCGCGCCGCACGCCTGA
- the hemN gene encoding oxygen-independent coproporphyrinogen III oxidase, whose translation MQSVSQLAKFGLFDARVPRYTSYPTVPHFGSGVTDRLHGEWISAIPAGSSISLYLHVPFCRRLCWFCASRTQGTSSDAPVRAYAAALKSEIALLQARLAPGIRLSRLHWGGGTPTLLPPHLIVELVSAIRDAIPAAPDTEFSVEVDPNEIDAARLDALVECGMNRVSIGVQDFDPAIQKIIGREQGYDVTLRLVEMLRDRDVAGLTADILFGLPNQTQLGIASTVQKLLALAPDRVALYGYAHVPWMSRRQLMISSDTLPRPEERLELFQTARELFLWDGYTEVGIDHFARPGDALARLPAEGRLRRSFNGYTDDPAEVLVGLGASAISRFPQGFTQNAASTSDHMRAIRAGHFSTMRGHILSDEDRLRGRMIEQLMCEFRISRARILARFGIAPERLEAMFRAVALDFPEVVEITGYGLEIAPSGRALTRMIARRFDAYDQNPLRPGVPA comes from the coding sequence ATGCAGTCGGTTTCTCAACTTGCAAAATTCGGGCTCTTTGACGCCCGCGTGCCGCGCTACACGAGCTACCCGACCGTGCCGCACTTCGGTTCCGGCGTGACCGACCGCCTTCATGGCGAATGGATCTCGGCGATTCCGGCCGGCAGTTCAATATCGCTATACCTGCACGTTCCGTTTTGCCGCAGGTTGTGCTGGTTCTGCGCATCCCGCACGCAGGGGACGAGTTCCGATGCGCCGGTGCGCGCCTATGCCGCAGCCCTGAAGTCCGAGATCGCCCTGCTTCAGGCGAGGCTGGCGCCCGGCATCCGGCTGTCGCGGCTGCACTGGGGCGGCGGCACTCCGACGCTGCTGCCGCCGCATCTGATCGTTGAACTGGTTTCGGCCATCCGCGACGCCATCCCCGCAGCTCCGGACACCGAGTTTTCGGTGGAGGTCGATCCCAACGAGATCGACGCCGCGCGCCTTGATGCGCTGGTCGAGTGCGGCATGAACCGCGTCTCGATCGGCGTGCAGGATTTCGACCCCGCAATCCAGAAGATCATCGGCCGCGAACAGGGCTACGACGTCACCCTCCGGCTGGTCGAGATGCTGCGGGACCGGGATGTCGCGGGCCTGACCGCCGACATCCTGTTCGGCCTGCCGAATCAGACGCAGCTGGGCATTGCCAGCACGGTGCAGAAGCTGCTTGCCCTAGCGCCCGACCGGGTGGCGCTCTACGGCTATGCCCATGTGCCGTGGATGTCGCGCCGGCAACTGATGATCTCCTCGGACACGCTGCCCCGGCCCGAGGAGCGGCTGGAGCTGTTCCAGACCGCGCGCGAGCTGTTCCTGTGGGACGGCTACACCGAGGTCGGGATCGACCATTTCGCGCGGCCCGGCGATGCCCTCGCCCGGCTGCCGGCCGAGGGGCGGCTGCGGCGCAGCTTCAATGGCTACACCGACGACCCGGCCGAGGTGCTCGTGGGCCTCGGCGCTTCGGCGATCTCGCGGTTTCCGCAGGGCTTCACGCAGAACGCCGCCAGCACCTCGGACCACATGCGGGCGATCCGCGCCGGCCATTTCTCGACCATGCGCGGGCACATCCTGTCCGACGAGGACCGGCTGCGCGGCCGGATGATCGAACAGCTGATGTGCGAGTTCCGGATCAGCCGCGCCCGGATCCTCGCCCGGTTCGGCATCGCGCCCGAGCGGCTGGAGGCGATGTTCCGGGCGGTGGCGCTCGACTTTCCCGAAGTCGTCGAGATCACCGGATACGGGCTGGAGATCGCGCCCTCGGGTCGCGCCCTCACCCGCATGATCGCACGGCGCTTCGACGCCTATGACCAGAACCCGCTGAGGCCGGGGGTGCCAGCCTGA
- the fnrL gene encoding transcriptional regulator FnrL, whose protein sequence is MTLLEVPTILHRCGDCPIRHRAVCARCDTDELATLEQIKYYRSYQAGQTVIWSGDKMDFVASVVTGIATLTQTMEDGRRQMVGLLLPSDFVGRPGRQTVAYDVTATTDLLMCCFRRKPFEEMMQKTPHVGQRLLEMTLDELDAAREWMLLLGRKTAREKIASLLAIIARRDAALKLRDPKGPLTFDLPLTREEMADYLGLTLETVSRQVSALKRDGVISLEGKRHVIVNDFARLLEEAGDDSDGGLLV, encoded by the coding sequence ATGACGCTGCTCGAAGTCCCAACAATCCTCCACCGCTGCGGCGACTGTCCGATCCGTCACCGTGCCGTCTGCGCACGGTGCGATACGGATGAACTCGCGACGCTGGAGCAGATCAAGTACTACCGCAGCTATCAGGCTGGGCAGACCGTGATCTGGTCGGGGGACAAGATGGATTTCGTGGCCTCGGTGGTGACCGGGATCGCCACGCTGACCCAGACGATGGAGGATGGCCGGCGCCAGATGGTGGGCCTGCTGCTGCCCTCGGACTTCGTGGGGCGTCCGGGACGCCAGACCGTGGCCTATGACGTGACCGCGACCACCGACCTTCTGATGTGCTGCTTCCGCCGCAAGCCGTTCGAGGAGATGATGCAGAAGACGCCCCACGTCGGGCAGCGCCTTCTGGAAATGACGCTGGACGAACTGGATGCCGCGCGAGAGTGGATGCTGCTGCTGGGCCGCAAGACCGCGCGCGAGAAGATCGCAAGCCTGCTTGCCATCATCGCCCGGCGCGACGCGGCGCTGAAGCTGCGCGACCCGAAGGGGCCGTTGACGTTCGACCTGCCGCTCACGCGCGAGGAGATGGCGGATTACCTCGGCCTCACGCTCGAGACGGTCAGCCGGCAGGTCTCGGCGCTGAAGCGCGACGGGGTGATCTCGCTGGAAGGCAAGCGCCACGTGATCGTGAACGATTTCGCCCGGCTTCTGGAAGAGGCGGGCGACGACAGTGACGGCGGCCTTCTGGTCTGA
- a CDS encoding universal stress protein: MAYKSLLSVATSPDRVEPVLSVASRLALAEDAHLDVLALGIDGTQVAYYNMGGTAVVLQMALERAEQEAQAVEKAARAALAAQPVTLRSSVETAVAQMGGLSGLVAMRSRFADLVVLPRPYGKGRGAEAEAVVEAALFEGQAPVLVIPDDASLSDHYGNRIIIAWDQSREALTAVRKAMPFLLRAEVVNIVIVDPSAHGAERSDPGGALCQMLVRHGVRAEVSVLAKTLPRVSDVIARHVRDQNGDLLVMGAYGHSRFREAIIGGATRDMLELAEVPVLMAH, translated from the coding sequence ATGGCCTACAAATCCCTGCTTTCCGTGGCCACTTCGCCCGATCGGGTGGAACCCGTGCTCTCGGTGGCGTCGCGTCTCGCGCTGGCGGAAGACGCTCATCTTGACGTTCTCGCCCTCGGAATCGACGGGACCCAGGTGGCCTACTACAACATGGGCGGCACCGCGGTGGTGCTGCAGATGGCGCTGGAACGCGCCGAACAGGAGGCGCAGGCCGTCGAAAAGGCCGCGCGGGCGGCGCTGGCCGCGCAGCCCGTCACGCTGCGCAGCTCGGTCGAGACGGCGGTGGCGCAGATGGGCGGCCTCAGCGGCCTCGTGGCGATGCGCTCGCGCTTCGCCGATCTCGTGGTGCTGCCGCGCCCCTACGGCAAGGGCCGCGGCGCCGAGGCCGAGGCCGTGGTCGAGGCCGCGCTGTTCGAGGGTCAGGCGCCCGTGCTGGTGATTCCCGACGACGCGAGCCTCAGCGATCACTACGGCAATCGCATCATCATCGCCTGGGACCAGAGCCGCGAGGCCCTGACCGCGGTGCGCAAGGCCATGCCCTTCCTGCTGCGGGCCGAGGTGGTGAACATCGTCATCGTCGATCCCTCGGCCCATGGCGCCGAGCGGTCGGACCCGGGCGGCGCACTGTGCCAGATGCTCGTACGGCACGGCGTGCGCGCCGAGGTCTCGGTGCTTGCCAAGACGCTGCCGCGCGTCTCGGACGTGATCGCGCGCCATGTGCGCGACCAGAATGGCGATCTTCTCGTGATGGGTGCCTACGGGCACTCGCGCTTCCGCGAGGCGATCATCGGCGGGGCGACCCGTGACATGCTGGAACTGGCCGAAGTGCCGGTCCTGATGGCGCACTGA